The segment TCTTCTACCATTAGAAATTATGAAGGATGGAGAGAAACCAAAAgctaaagataataataatatggtATAATCATTATCCTGGTACAACAACACCCCACACAAAATGACCAAATATCCGGAGCACTTCAACCGAATCAAGCAATAGCGGattaaaaaaacttaattatCCAACTGTTGAAGAAAAATTTATACTCTCTCCATTTATTAATAGTTGTCTATTATTTGCTTGACTCATattaagaaatagtaaatgatatgAATAATTGTACTATATTACCTGTTAAATTTAATACTTcgaaaatatattgaataatgaattgtatttaatactaaaaataaaatagatagaatgaaaaaattatctattaatattttaaaataaataagtattgtTGAACATCAATTTTTAGTATGATTGATAAGTTAAAATTAAGGGAGGGAGTACAAGTTACAGAGAAAGTAGGAGAAAGAAtagacaaaagaaaaataagggtGTGTGCATTAGAGAACAGAAGTTGACACCCAAAGTTTTCATAAGAAGACATGTAAGGCTGGGAAAGCATTTACGAATGCACGCATAAGCAATTTCAGACTCTAATGTAAAGACACGTAATTATGTAACTAGTCAAATATTTGGAATGTCCTTAATTTCAATTATATTGACTTTAAGCACATACATGTTTGAAAGCCTCTCTTCTGTCAATatagaaaagaagagaaaaatacagAATATTTCGTTAACCATAATGAAATAgacttgaaataaaattttaaattgatccCGTCCTGAAATAACAGGACATCTGATACATTGTGTTGTCGAATGACTTTTGGCATGATAGGACTAGGATCGAGCTATTGAATCGAGCATCTTACTTTCATCAGGTTCTTCAAAAATAGGCGCTGTAGTATCTGAAGAATAAGAAATACTAGCTGAAATCTGAACTCAAATTATCAATATAAACTTGTAGTTACAACCATTACATGGACAAGAAAGAAAGTGCAAAACTTTTATGTAAAACAGATCTCTCATAAAAAGAATAAactaagtgaaaaaaaaaattataaatgtcCTATAAAATCAATTCTCCCAAAAAAATTACCGATAGAATATCATATTAGTATTGTATGACAAACTCAATGTTCAAAGTTAGTTGGTCTCACTAGAATTTGTCTATCCCAATTCCATCCCTGAAGGCGCCATATACAGCTCTAGGACGTGTTCTCCTCAACCCAGCAGTGAAATGAATCTCTGTTTGTTCACACAAGATTACACTAACTGATATAAAAAGGAACGTCACTTTTGTTTTCATTCCCTCTATCTCACTTAGCTTTCCCTTCTCCAAATGTGCAGTAACTGTAGTATTGAACCGTACTATGGATGCATCTCGGTAAGTAATTTCAGATAACTCCGGAAAATGGACAGTAAGCTTCTTTGTCTCTTCGTTAAACTCGTAGTTGGTTGCCTCGCGAGGGAAAATGCCTACTGGAATGTCATACTCCTTTAGCAGCTCTGGCAATGGCCTTTGTGTTTTCCCTACAAAACCAACAGTAATAGTAGGGATGATATGTACTAATCAACATCCTTAAATACTTGACAGTGTAGAGAATAATATAACTAAGTAATCAAAAGTTAGTCCCTTGAGTAAATAAAATAGTCACTAACAATTTAAGCTTTTAGATGAAATGCTCACTCAGTTTAATACTGTGAATTAAAAATTCGAGACAAAATAGCCAAGGGTATAAGTCTTGTGGCCAAAAACTTggaaaagaaataaacaaaaaggaGCAGGGGCCAACTGAGTCATGCAGGTAGAAGACTAACCTTTAATTTTGTTCACGAGCTTTTTTGTTCCTCCTGTAATATTGTTTTGCAAGTTCTAATTTGGAAGG is part of the Capsicum annuum cultivar UCD-10X-F1 unplaced genomic scaffold, UCD10Xv1.1 ctg72266, whole genome shotgun sequence genome and harbors:
- the LOC124885438 gene encoding uncharacterized protein At5g01610-like (The sequence of the model RefSeq protein was modified relative to this genomic sequence to represent the inferred CDS: added 87 bases not found in genome assembly), which codes for MDSVMNKAGSYLIGQKASKEFSSVTNDLNNLQNNITGGTKKLVNKIKGKTQRPLPELLKEYDIPVGIFPREATNYEFNEETKKLTVHFPELSEITYRDASIVRFNTTVTAHLEKGKLSEIEGMKTKVTFLFISVSVILCEQTEIHFTAGLRRTRPRAVYGAFRDGIGIDKF